From one Coriobacteriia bacterium genomic stretch:
- a CDS encoding TetR/AcrR family transcriptional regulator: MTARKIDRRIERTRAAITQAMGELMREQDYDDITVTQIAQRAGVDRKTFYLHYPSKDALVRAMEHERAERLLGLTHEIIEDSPVPPVQRMTTLLNAVVDQDADLHRRIALTPSYSFLLNDEKAILKQAILDVLASRTSLDPDLRDLYADFCAGGMMSTYVAWVQSGEQVSRERLIKLLLKAMCEGAGIPFPEEAWEEALQA; encoded by the coding sequence ATGACGGCGAGGAAGATTGACAGGCGTATCGAGCGCACGCGGGCGGCCATCACCCAGGCCATGGGCGAGCTCATGCGCGAGCAGGACTACGACGACATCACGGTCACGCAGATCGCCCAGCGTGCCGGCGTTGACCGTAAGACGTTCTACCTGCACTATCCCTCAAAAGACGCCCTCGTGCGCGCCATGGAGCACGAGAGGGCGGAACGACTGCTCGGTCTGACGCACGAGATCATAGAGGACAGCCCCGTTCCGCCCGTACAGCGTATGACGACGCTGCTCAATGCCGTCGTCGATCAGGACGCCGACCTGCACCGTCGCATCGCGCTCACGCCATCCTACTCGTTCTTGCTCAACGACGAGAAGGCCATCCTTAAGCAGGCCATCCTCGACGTACTGGCAAGCCGAACGTCACTCGACCCCGACCTGCGCGACCTCTATGCCGACTTCTGTGCCGGCGGCATGATGTCAACGTATGTCGCATGGGTGCAGTCGGGCGAGCAGGTGTCGCGCGAGCGTCTGATCAAGCTGCTGCTCAAGGCCATGTGCGAGGGAGCGGGCATACCGTTCCCCGAGGAGGCCTGGGAAGAGGCTCTGCAGGCATAG
- the pstB gene encoding phosphate ABC transporter ATP-binding protein — protein MEGAYSVAGAVKPKVAVKDLDLYYGDFQALKKVNIDILENEVTAFIGPSGCGKSTFLRCLNRMNDLIKGCRIDGKITISGDDVYQDMDPYALRRRVGMVFQRPNPFPMSIYDNIAYAPRAHGIKKRADLDRVVEESLRAAAIWDEVKDRLHKSALGLSGGQQQRLCIARALAVKPEVLLMDEPTSALDPISTKMVEELTCELKKDRTVIIVTHNMQQATRVADKTAFFLLGEMVEFGATSQIFGDPRDQRTSDYINGRFS, from the coding sequence ATGGAGGGCGCGTACAGCGTCGCCGGTGCCGTCAAGCCGAAGGTCGCCGTCAAGGACCTCGACCTGTACTATGGCGACTTCCAGGCGCTCAAGAAGGTGAACATCGACATCCTCGAGAACGAGGTCACGGCGTTCATCGGCCCGTCCGGCTGCGGCAAGTCAACGTTTCTGCGCTGCCTCAACCGCATGAACGACCTCATCAAGGGCTGTCGCATCGACGGCAAGATCACGATTTCGGGAGACGACGTCTACCAAGACATGGATCCCTATGCCCTGCGTCGCCGCGTCGGCATGGTGTTCCAGCGCCCCAACCCATTCCCGATGAGCATCTATGACAACATCGCCTATGCGCCGCGTGCTCATGGCATCAAGAAGCGTGCCGACCTCGACCGCGTCGTTGAGGAGTCCCTGCGCGCCGCCGCTATCTGGGACGAGGTCAAGGACCGCCTGCACAAGAGCGCTCTGGGCCTGTCCGGAGGCCAGCAGCAGCGCCTGTGCATCGCCCGCGCCCTTGCTGTCAAGCCCGAGGTTCTGCTCATGGACGAGCCTACCTCGGCGCTCGACCCCATTTCGACGAAGATGGTCGAGGAGTTGACGTGCGAGCTCAAGAAGGACCGCACCGTCATTATCGTCACGCACAACATGCAGCAGGCCACGCGCGTTGCCGACAAGACGGCGTTCTTCCTGCTCGGCGAGATGGTCGAGTTCGGCGCCACGTCGCAGATCTTTGGCGATCCGCGTGACCAGCGTACGAGCGATTACATCAACGGCCGCTTCAGCTAA
- a CDS encoding two-component sensor histidine kinase, translating to MGALILVACVVASALLMQRSIIDASEKELVQECAAIAAVLDASNDPVGLAVSLADEGDAVADTRLTLIDPDGTVVFDSVQDASLLGNHADRPEVRAALEGGSGSAVRSSSTLSQVLLYGAQRLESGQVLRLSLTRSGALGALANLLPAAVLILIALVALCYAVSNALARRLVAPLDTVDPSHPLEHGEDAYVELLPLLRRMDEQRRQIDEQVLRLSDNDRMRVEFTANVTHELKTPLTSISGYAELIETGLAAPADVPEFARRIHEEAQHLTSLVNDILTLSKMDEAERVDGALGTCEPVDLAQVAQSVVGRLTSRAADADVTFELVGADRPVNALGMPKLIDQIIYNLCDNATRYNRPGGVITVTTGVAQDDRPYVSVADTGIGIAPENLEKVFARFYRVDASRSRQTGGTGLGLAIVKHAARCHDARLDISSELGTGTTITVSFHGAKDTAWLKNVGSDGEGGYFGTTELGGAGL from the coding sequence ATGGGCGCTCTCATTCTCGTTGCGTGCGTTGTCGCGTCTGCCCTGCTCATGCAGCGCTCCATCATCGACGCGAGCGAGAAAGAACTCGTGCAGGAGTGCGCTGCCATCGCGGCGGTGCTCGACGCGAGCAACGACCCCGTGGGACTGGCCGTGTCGCTGGCCGACGAGGGCGATGCGGTCGCGGACACGCGCCTGACGCTCATCGATCCCGACGGAACGGTCGTGTTCGACAGCGTCCAAGACGCTTCGCTGCTCGGGAACCACGCCGACCGCCCCGAGGTTCGCGCCGCGCTCGAAGGAGGCAGTGGCTCGGCCGTGCGCAGCAGCTCCACGCTGTCGCAGGTGTTGCTCTATGGCGCCCAGAGGCTCGAGAGTGGGCAGGTGCTGCGTCTGTCGCTCACACGAAGCGGCGCGCTCGGCGCTCTGGCAAACCTGCTGCCAGCCGCCGTGCTCATCCTCATCGCACTCGTCGCGCTGTGCTACGCGGTCTCCAACGCGCTGGCACGCCGACTCGTTGCCCCGCTCGACACCGTCGATCCCTCGCATCCGCTCGAGCACGGCGAGGACGCGTACGTCGAGCTTTTGCCCCTGTTGCGTCGCATGGACGAGCAGCGCCGCCAGATCGACGAGCAGGTCCTGCGTCTTTCGGACAACGATCGCATGCGCGTTGAGTTTACGGCGAATGTGACACACGAGCTCAAGACTCCGCTGACGTCGATATCAGGGTATGCCGAGCTCATTGAGACTGGCCTGGCGGCTCCGGCGGACGTGCCCGAGTTCGCACGTCGCATCCACGAGGAGGCCCAACACCTCACGTCGCTTGTCAACGACATCCTCACACTGTCGAAGATGGACGAGGCCGAGCGCGTTGACGGCGCCCTGGGCACATGCGAGCCTGTCGATCTCGCCCAGGTCGCACAGAGCGTCGTGGGGCGTCTGACATCTCGCGCGGCAGATGCCGACGTCACGTTCGAGCTTGTGGGTGCGGATCGGCCCGTCAATGCGCTCGGCATGCCCAAGCTCATCGACCAGATCATCTACAACCTGTGCGACAACGCGACGCGCTACAACCGGCCGGGCGGCGTCATCACCGTGACGACGGGCGTGGCGCAGGATGACCGCCCGTATGTGAGCGTCGCTGACACGGGTATCGGCATTGCTCCAGAGAATCTCGAGAAAGTGTTTGCCCGCTTCTATCGCGTCGACGCGAGCCGCTCGCGCCAGACAGGGGGTACGGGCCTTGGCCTGGCCATCGTCAAGCACGCAGCGCGCTGCCACGACGCGCGACTCGACATTTCGAGCGAGCTTGGCACCGGCACGACAATCACAGTGAGCTTCCACGGCGCCAAGGACACGGCGTGGCTCAAGAACGTGGGCTCAGACGGTGAAGGCGGTTATTTTGGGACGACGGAGCTCGGAGGCGCCGGTCTGTAG
- a CDS encoding response regulator transcription factor — protein sequence MIYYVEDERNIRELTVYTLMQSGLEVEGFGTDAEFRAACERRLPDAILLDIMLPDADGLQILKRLRANPSTADIPVMMVTAKDTEFDTVVALDGGADDYLSKPFGMMELVSRCRALLRRARRLAPADDTLTVGDLALSPSRHEVSLDGAPVSLTLREFDLLAYLMAHPGIVCTRDSLLKQVWGWDFDGGSRTVDVHVQTLRSKLEGSSAAIETVRGVGYRLRG from the coding sequence ATGATCTATTACGTTGAGGATGAGCGCAACATCCGCGAGCTTACGGTGTATACGCTCATGCAGTCGGGCCTTGAGGTCGAGGGCTTCGGCACCGATGCTGAGTTCCGCGCAGCGTGCGAGCGCCGCCTGCCCGACGCCATCCTGCTGGATATCATGCTGCCAGATGCCGATGGCCTGCAAATTCTCAAGCGCCTGCGTGCCAATCCCTCGACGGCGGACATCCCCGTCATGATGGTGACGGCCAAAGACACAGAGTTCGACACCGTCGTGGCGCTTGACGGCGGGGCGGACGACTACCTTTCCAAGCCGTTCGGCATGATGGAGCTCGTGAGCCGCTGCCGCGCTTTGCTGCGCCGCGCCCGGCGCCTCGCTCCGGCCGATGACACGCTTACGGTGGGCGACCTCGCACTGTCGCCCTCGCGCCACGAAGTCAGCCTGGACGGAGCTCCCGTTTCGCTGACGCTGCGCGAGTTCGACTTGCTGGCTTACCTCATGGCGCATCCCGGCATCGTGTGCACGCGCGACAGCCTGCTCAAACAGGTGTGGGGCTGGGACTTCGACGGCGGAAGCCGCACGGTCGACGTCCACGTGCAGACGTTGCGCAGCAAGCTCGAGGGGTCGAGCGCTGCCATAGAGACTGTCCGCGGCGTGGGCTATCGCCTGCGTGGCTAG
- a CDS encoding DUF523 domain-containing protein, translated as MGTSKPTALSEQDADRASRALAALRALPDGAPVVVSACLLGVPCRYDGSARPNDCVRALTERLHVVRVCPERASGLPVPRPPAEAQPTTGRIILRDGSDVTAAFERGAQLMADVASISGARVAILKAHSPSCGVACVYDGTFTRTLRPGFGVLAQRLLDAGMLLVDEHELATALSLEPAGE; from the coding sequence ATGGGCACCTCAAAACCTACGGCCCTCTCCGAGCAAGACGCAGATCGCGCCTCTCGCGCGTTGGCAGCGCTGCGTGCGCTTCCCGACGGCGCGCCTGTCGTTGTGAGTGCCTGCCTACTCGGCGTGCCCTGCCGCTACGATGGCAGCGCGCGCCCTAACGACTGCGTCCGTGCCCTAACGGAGCGCTTGCATGTTGTGCGCGTCTGTCCCGAGAGGGCGAGTGGCCTGCCCGTGCCCCGCCCTCCTGCCGAGGCACAGCCCACCACGGGTCGCATTATCCTGCGCGATGGCTCCGACGTCACGGCCGCCTTTGAGCGCGGGGCGCAGCTCATGGCGGACGTTGCGTCTATCAGCGGCGCAAGGGTGGCCATCCTCAAGGCGCACAGCCCTTCGTGTGGCGTCGCCTGCGTCTATGACGGCACATTCACGAGAACGCTGCGTCCCGGCTTCGGTGTGCTCGCACAGCGCCTGCTCGATGCTGGCATGCTCCTCGTGGACGAACACGAGCTCGCGACGGCGCTTTCCTTGGAGCCTGCGGGGGAGTAG
- a CDS encoding MMPL family transporter, with protein MLNFCKRYLKHRKLVVVVFLLIVVFAALQIPKVGINYSMVDYLPATMESKVALDEMEDSFGGGVPNARLYAEGISPAQAEQLSKDLADVEGVTEVMWLGTQADTKQPDAVLDKEVLDTWKTDDGYLYQLTIDDGSTMAGVDGARAAAEAIGATQVSMAGDAVDQAYTQESSGTEITYIILIAVVVVIIILELTSHSWFEPVVFLVPIGCAIALNMGSNIFLGSISNITEICTAVLQLAVSMDYSIVLLHTFRGLQKDYPDPVDAMAHAMVQGFTVVLSSAAVTFFGFLSLTVMQFGLGVNMGIVLAKGILFSFISIMFFMPCFLLICLKPLDKLEHRYLMPEFGKFARVCQKIMTPLAVAVILIAVPCYLAQENNHFMYGSSDSAAPDSQNKMELARINDAFGASESWVVMVPEGEWANEQALINDLEADPIISGVTSYITVAGRAMPVDVVPDDQKDQVISNGLSRIVLTVDVTGENQEAFDAVEQVRELAKSYYGDDARLVGNMVSTYDLMNVVHEDSGRVKLATMLSIGLVLALMFRSLSIPIITLAAIELAIWINMAVPYFMGQSINYTGYLVIDAVQMGAAVDYAIIFEREYFNRRKLYLPKEAARSAIKHSALTILTSALILTFAGLAVKMMSSNMIISQIGELICRGAFVSMLMMFVFLPWLFRMFDGVIRHTTLKLDFYKGPARSEEEVHALLAAQEAAKASASAPSEQVTAPEASASASPAPEAPASAAAMPAPTQASTVPPETSHDGAPSSAPVAPESQLYVPVPNPSAGEPAPQDGRDEAIASLADLDDLVAPVTKPDISGKILNIVKGTLTGDTEAQAKANGVHVIPRGEASGEMPVVSDAGTSVGAIPLETLEEMTKRATLDDIKASIDRLTSVIAAQQIQQAQQTLHELRKLQGELAQEQARSQQSARTSAESTSPTTETPASNDEER; from the coding sequence ATGCTGAACTTCTGCAAGAGATACCTCAAGCACCGCAAGCTCGTGGTGGTGGTATTCCTCCTCATCGTGGTGTTCGCCGCGCTCCAGATCCCCAAGGTGGGCATCAACTATTCCATGGTTGACTACCTGCCGGCAACGATGGAGTCCAAGGTTGCCCTCGATGAGATGGAGGACTCGTTCGGCGGCGGCGTCCCCAATGCGCGCCTGTATGCGGAGGGCATCAGCCCTGCCCAAGCAGAGCAGCTTTCGAAAGACCTTGCCGATGTCGAGGGCGTCACCGAGGTCATGTGGCTCGGCACTCAGGCGGATACGAAGCAGCCCGATGCAGTGCTGGACAAAGAGGTTCTTGACACGTGGAAGACGGATGACGGCTATCTCTATCAGCTCACCATCGATGATGGCTCCACAATGGCCGGCGTTGACGGTGCTCGGGCGGCTGCAGAGGCCATCGGTGCCACGCAGGTCTCCATGGCGGGAGACGCCGTCGACCAGGCCTATACGCAGGAGTCGTCCGGTACCGAAATCACGTACATCATCCTTATCGCCGTTGTCGTCGTCATCATTATCCTCGAGCTCACGTCGCACTCGTGGTTCGAGCCCGTCGTGTTCCTCGTGCCCATTGGCTGCGCCATCGCGCTTAACATGGGGTCAAACATCTTCCTGGGCTCCATCTCCAACATCACGGAGATCTGTACGGCCGTTCTACAGCTGGCAGTGTCGATGGACTACTCGATTGTGCTGCTGCACACGTTCCGCGGCCTGCAGAAGGATTATCCCGATCCCGTCGACGCCATGGCGCACGCGATGGTGCAGGGCTTCACCGTCGTGTTGTCGAGCGCTGCCGTGACGTTCTTCGGCTTCCTGTCGCTGACGGTCATGCAGTTCGGGCTCGGCGTGAACATGGGTATCGTGCTGGCGAAGGGTATTCTGTTCAGCTTCATCTCCATCATGTTCTTCATGCCGTGCTTCCTGCTCATCTGCCTCAAGCCGCTCGACAAGCTTGAGCACCGCTACCTCATGCCGGAGTTTGGCAAGTTCGCCCGCGTCTGCCAGAAGATCATGACGCCGCTTGCCGTGGCCGTTATCCTCATTGCCGTGCCGTGCTACCTGGCTCAGGAGAACAACCACTTCATGTACGGCTCGAGCGACAGCGCGGCGCCGGACTCGCAGAACAAGATGGAGCTCGCGCGCATCAACGACGCGTTTGGAGCGAGCGAGAGCTGGGTCGTCATGGTGCCCGAGGGCGAATGGGCCAACGAACAGGCGCTCATCAACGACCTCGAGGCCGACCCGATCATCAGCGGCGTCACGAGCTACATCACGGTGGCGGGGCGGGCCATGCCTGTGGACGTCGTGCCTGACGACCAAAAGGATCAGGTCATATCCAATGGCCTGTCGCGCATCGTGCTGACCGTCGACGTGACAGGTGAGAACCAAGAGGCGTTTGACGCCGTAGAGCAGGTGCGCGAGCTGGCCAAGAGCTACTACGGCGATGACGCTCGTCTTGTGGGTAACATGGTGTCTACGTACGACCTCATGAACGTCGTGCACGAGGACTCGGGCCGCGTGAAGCTGGCGACGATGCTGTCCATCGGCCTCGTCCTTGCGCTGATGTTCCGCAGCCTCTCCATCCCGATCATCACGCTTGCCGCTATTGAGCTCGCCATTTGGATCAACATGGCCGTGCCGTACTTCATGGGGCAGAGCATCAACTACACGGGCTATCTCGTCATCGATGCCGTGCAGATGGGCGCTGCAGTGGACTATGCCATCATCTTCGAGCGCGAGTACTTCAACCGCCGCAAGCTGTACCTGCCCAAGGAGGCGGCGCGCTCGGCCATCAAGCACTCGGCGCTCACGATCCTGACATCGGCGCTCATCCTGACGTTTGCCGGCCTGGCCGTGAAGATGATGTCCTCCAACATGATCATCTCCCAGATCGGCGAGCTCATCTGCCGTGGCGCGTTCGTGTCCATGCTCATGATGTTCGTGTTCCTGCCGTGGCTGTTCCGCATGTTCGACGGCGTCATCCGCCACACGACGCTCAAGCTCGACTTCTACAAGGGCCCGGCGCGCTCCGAGGAGGAGGTTCACGCGCTGCTGGCGGCACAGGAGGCCGCGAAGGCGAGCGCGTCTGCTCCTTCAGAGCAGGTCACGGCTCCCGAGGCTTCCGCGTCGGCCTCCCCGGCTCCCGAAGCCCCCGCGTCCGCTGCTGCCATGCCCGCGCCGACGCAGGCTTCCACGGTGCCGCCGGAGACGAGCCACGACGGTGCTCCCTCGTCCGCCCCCGTCGCTCCCGAGTCGCAGCTGTACGTCCCGGTGCCAAATCCCTCGGCCGGAGAGCCCGCCCCTCAAGACGGGCGCGATGAGGCGATCGCCTCGCTTGCGGATCTCGATGACCTTGTGGCGCCTGTCACGAAGCCTGACATCTCGGGTAAGATTTTGAATATCGTCAAGGGGACGCTGACGGGCGACACGGAGGCGCAGGCAAAGGCCAACGGCGTGCATGTCATCCCGCGCGGTGAGGCGTCCGGCGAGATGCCCGTCGTCAGTGACGCTGGCACGAGCGTCGGTGCCATCCCTCTCGAGACGCTCGAGGAGATGACGAAGCGCGCCACGCTCGACGACATCAAGGCGTCGATCGATCGGCTCACGTCTGTCATCGCCGCGCAGCAGATCCAACAGGCCCAGCAGACGCTGCACGAGTTGCGCAAGCTGCAAGGCGAGCTTGCACAGGAGCAGGCACGCTCTCAGCAGAGCGCTCGCACCAGCGCGGAATCCACATCTCCGACCACAGAAACGCCCGCTTCGAACGACGAGGAAAGGTAG
- a CDS encoding TetR/AcrR family transcriptional regulator C-terminal domain-containing protein has product MLVYQGQTAGKRGMAMHPITLGALDDKIAQSGIDSKISARESTVAEVAREVAARATDVLSPTWRRETISAKTDRRSRRTRNRLATALVTLLHDKPLNAITVKELTELADVNRATFYAHYRDVFGMYSQVKSDICQMFRELVDTHAEEIGREDYRNLLRDLFAYFASNDDASAVIIGSSGDGTFLSDIIDVIREGSFDAISRFASPQVAALRIRNEALCEYYFNFLAGGVASMLRSWVFGGCRESVDAMAAIATTYVEGLNQDMLKHSIEEYEAAIKSTERD; this is encoded by the coding sequence ATGTTGGTGTACCAGGGCCAGACGGCTGGAAAACGAGGGATGGCAATGCATCCGATCACGTTAGGTGCGCTGGATGACAAGATCGCCCAATCGGGAATCGACAGTAAGATTTCTGCGCGCGAGTCCACCGTTGCAGAAGTCGCACGTGAGGTCGCGGCGCGGGCGACAGACGTCCTCTCCCCCACCTGGCGTCGCGAAACAATCTCCGCAAAGACGGATCGCCGCTCCCGTCGCACGAGAAACCGCCTGGCAACAGCGCTTGTTACGCTCCTGCATGACAAGCCACTCAACGCCATCACGGTCAAGGAGCTTACCGAGCTTGCCGACGTGAACCGCGCGACGTTCTATGCCCACTACCGGGACGTCTTTGGCATGTACAGCCAGGTCAAAAGCGACATCTGTCAGATGTTCCGCGAACTCGTGGATACACATGCCGAAGAGATAGGACGAGAAGACTACAGGAACCTCCTACGCGACCTCTTCGCGTACTTCGCGAGCAACGATGATGCGTCCGCCGTCATTATTGGAAGCAGCGGTGACGGAACGTTTTTGTCTGACATCATCGACGTCATACGAGAGGGAAGCTTCGATGCCATCTCTCGGTTCGCTTCGCCCCAGGTCGCAGCGCTGAGGATCCGCAACGAGGCACTGTGCGAGTATTACTTCAACTTTCTGGCCGGCGGCGTCGCGAGCATGCTACGCAGCTGGGTGTTCGGCGGGTGCCGAGAGTCCGTCGACGCAATGGCGGCCATAGCAACAACCTATGTTGAGGGGCTAAACCAGGATATGTTGAAGCACAGCATCGAGGAGTATGAGGCAGCGATTAAAAGCACCGAACGTGACTAG
- a CDS encoding FMN-binding protein: KDGTYEGTGKGMGGDVPVTVTVEGGKIASVEVGDNSETQGIGTKAIEQLPAKIVEANGVEGVDAISGATVTSKAIFSAVEEALA, from the coding sequence GAAGGACGGCACCTACGAGGGCACCGGCAAGGGCATGGGCGGCGACGTGCCCGTGACGGTCACCGTCGAGGGCGGCAAGATCGCGTCCGTCGAGGTCGGTGACAACTCCGAGACGCAGGGCATCGGCACGAAGGCCATCGAGCAGCTCCCGGCCAAGATCGTCGAGGCCAACGGCGTGGAGGGCGTCGACGCCATCTCCGGCGCTACGGTGACCTCCAAGGCCATCTTCTCCGCCGTCGAGGAGGCCCTGGCGTAA